One genomic segment of Virgibacillus doumboii includes these proteins:
- a CDS encoding stage II sporulation protein M has protein sequence MNIQQFIKQNREEWKQLEQYITMLGKNKRSLTGKDIDQFNRLYQKSAQHLSYSHTYFPDEDVTDYLNELVAKAHNLLYKDQVSSFRQIRTFFGTTFIGLLLEQWKAVIVAMVLFAVGALAAFLSVLDDPLNLYSLLPERIAQSVNPEQLDTNTGSVDASLMSATIMTNNIQVAFLAFAGGITFGILTVYIMVSNGIMVGALAGLFWNYGNSYEFWAYIVPHGVIELTAIFIAGGAGLLMGYKLFAPGAFSRGFQLKRQAKRSVQLLLGTIPLFIIAGIIEGFITPASLSLETKYAVALLTLAGLILYVASGKILLRKNNTKATLHS, from the coding sequence GTGAACATCCAACAATTTATCAAACAGAACCGTGAGGAATGGAAGCAGCTGGAACAATACATAACAATGCTTGGCAAAAATAAACGAAGCCTTACCGGAAAAGATATTGATCAATTTAATCGGCTTTATCAGAAATCAGCACAGCATCTTTCTTACAGCCATACCTATTTTCCTGATGAAGATGTAACAGATTATTTGAACGAACTTGTCGCAAAAGCTCACAATCTACTATATAAAGATCAAGTATCCAGTTTTCGGCAGATTCGCACATTTTTCGGTACAACTTTTATTGGATTGTTACTGGAGCAATGGAAGGCAGTCATAGTCGCCATGGTATTGTTTGCAGTTGGAGCACTTGCAGCATTTCTTTCTGTACTGGATGACCCGCTAAACCTTTATTCACTGCTGCCGGAACGAATTGCACAATCGGTCAATCCGGAACAGTTGGATACAAATACCGGGTCAGTGGATGCTTCCTTAATGTCCGCAACAATCATGACGAACAATATCCAGGTGGCTTTCCTGGCTTTTGCAGGCGGTATCACATTCGGAATATTGACCGTCTATATCATGGTATCTAACGGTATCATGGTTGGCGCGCTTGCTGGATTGTTCTGGAATTATGGTAATTCCTATGAATTCTGGGCCTATATTGTTCCACACGGCGTTATTGAACTGACAGCTATTTTCATTGCAGGTGGAGCAGGTTTACTTATGGGATATAAATTATTTGCACCGGGCGCTTTTTCACGCGGTTTTCAATTAAAAAGACAGGCAAAGCGTTCTGTTCAGCTTTTGCTGGGAACCATACCATTATTTATTATTGCCGGCATCATTGAAGGCTTCATAACTCCTGCTTCCCTGTCACTGGAAACAAAATATGCCGTCGCATTATTGACCTTGGCTGGTTTAATTTTGTACGTTGCCAGTGGAAAAATACTGCTTCGGAAAAATAACACTAAAGCAACCCTTCATTCATAA
- a CDS encoding RDD family protein, with translation MNQEQVAVKTPEFVSLNFKLAGLGSRAGAMIIDQLLLTAFNFIMILFIVFVIRSDFTAFLNSSSLPLAISIILIFIVYWGYFFVCEYFFGGKTLGKKLLGIRVIQENGHSITLLSSLIRNLLRIIDMLPTGYFVGIIMVFFHSRHKRLGDIVAGTIVVHERRGKNAKASSSIETEIESRGLTKEILSIDDWALRSFGMTEWKLLKSYSERLLQLEEADRKQLTRKLAMALFPKIGLEAEGLDYQETEDTLLALYLILKDEWEFEL, from the coding sequence ATGAATCAGGAACAAGTAGCAGTTAAAACACCAGAATTCGTATCGTTGAATTTTAAACTGGCTGGCCTTGGAAGTCGGGCAGGTGCTATGATTATCGATCAGCTTTTGCTGACGGCGTTTAATTTTATTATGATACTTTTTATTGTTTTTGTAATTCGGTCAGATTTCACAGCTTTTTTGAACAGTTCCTCACTCCCATTGGCTATTTCAATCATTCTTATATTTATCGTTTACTGGGGTTACTTTTTTGTATGTGAATATTTTTTTGGCGGTAAAACACTCGGCAAAAAACTATTGGGTATCAGGGTTATTCAGGAGAACGGTCACAGTATTACCTTGCTCTCCAGCCTGATCCGCAATCTGCTCCGTATTATTGATATGCTGCCAACTGGTTATTTTGTAGGGATTATCATGGTTTTCTTTCATTCCAGACATAAACGGCTTGGGGATATTGTTGCCGGTACCATTGTAGTACATGAGCGTAGAGGAAAGAACGCTAAAGCATCCAGTTCGATTGAAACTGAAATCGAGTCCAGGGGGCTAACGAAAGAAATTTTATCCATTGATGACTGGGCACTTCGATCGTTCGGAATGACAGAATGGAAATTGTTAAAAAGCTATAGTGAGCGCTTATTACAATTGGAGGAAGCCGATCGAAAACAGTTAACAAGGAAATTAGCGATGGCTCTTTTTCCGAAGATAGGACTTGAGGCAGAGGGGTTGGACTATCAGGAAACAGAGGATACACTGCTTGCTTTGTATTTGATTCTTAAAGACGAATGGGAATTTGAGCTGTGA
- a CDS encoding DNA polymerase IV translates to MSQWYPKKGRVIFHVDMNSFYASVEMAYNPKLKGKPLAIAGNPEERKGIIVTSSYEARAKGVKTTMQLWQARRLCPELTVLRPNFDRYRAASREIFKMMAEITPYVQPVSIDEGYMDVTDTEQHGNPIEIAQNLQNKIQRELDLPCSIGIAPNKFLAKMASDMKKPMGITILRKRDIQGKLWPLPIEEMYGVGEKTASKLQAVDVNTIGDLANGDTYQLKRLLGINGERLKNRANGIDTRPVDPDAVNEFKSIGSSQTLPEDTTNETEIRKLMNQLADNVERRMIRKQAAGKSVQIMIRYYDRKTITRSKKLQGYIDKKSDILQVAYELFDKHWNLDPIRLLGITVQDVDEKQNIAKQLDLFTYEEEAGKEKLYHAIDELTQKYGKNLFKQFKNEEDNDDQPRTSFQKDFLDDFKR, encoded by the coding sequence ATGTCACAATGGTATCCAAAAAAAGGACGAGTCATTTTTCACGTTGATATGAATTCATTTTATGCTTCTGTGGAAATGGCTTATAATCCAAAACTGAAAGGCAAACCGCTGGCGATTGCCGGAAATCCGGAAGAACGTAAAGGGATTATTGTAACAAGCAGTTATGAGGCAAGGGCCAAAGGGGTAAAGACAACAATGCAGCTCTGGCAGGCACGCAGGCTTTGTCCGGAGTTAACTGTATTACGTCCCAATTTTGACAGGTACCGAGCTGCATCGAGAGAAATATTTAAAATGATGGCAGAAATAACCCCGTATGTTCAACCAGTTTCAATTGATGAGGGGTATATGGATGTGACGGATACGGAACAGCATGGAAACCCGATTGAAATTGCCCAAAACCTGCAAAATAAAATCCAACGTGAACTTGACCTTCCATGCAGCATTGGTATCGCACCAAATAAATTCCTGGCAAAAATGGCCTCTGATATGAAAAAACCAATGGGAATTACTATTTTACGCAAACGTGATATACAGGGTAAGCTATGGCCGCTCCCGATTGAAGAAATGTACGGTGTTGGTGAGAAAACTGCATCAAAACTACAGGCTGTGGATGTCAATACAATCGGTGACCTTGCTAACGGTGATACATACCAGCTGAAAAGGCTGCTTGGTATCAATGGTGAACGACTGAAAAACAGGGCAAACGGAATTGATACAAGACCCGTTGACCCGGATGCAGTAAATGAATTCAAAAGTATAGGCAGCTCGCAAACATTACCGGAAGATACAACGAATGAAACGGAAATACGAAAACTAATGAATCAGCTTGCTGATAATGTTGAGCGGAGAATGATTCGCAAGCAGGCAGCAGGAAAAAGTGTACAGATAATGATTCGTTATTATGATCGAAAAACGATAACACGAAGCAAAAAGCTGCAGGGGTACATCGATAAAAAATCCGATATCCTTCAGGTAGCCTATGAACTATTTGATAAGCATTGGAATTTAGACCCAATACGGTTACTTGGAATTACCGTTCAGGATGTTGACGAAAAACAAAATATTGCCAAACAGCTGGATTTATTTACGTATGAGGAAGAAGCAGGAAAAGAAAAACTATATCATGCTATCGATGAATTGACCCAGAAATATGGTAAGAATCTCTTTAAACAGTTTAAGAACGAAGAAGACAATGATGACCAGCCAAGGACAAGCTTTCAGAAAGATTTTTTGGATGACTTTAAGCGTTAA
- a CDS encoding glycerol-3-phosphate acyltransferase → MILTITSIILLSYCLGSITGAYYITKWMIGEDIRTLGSGNVGARNAGRQLGKKGFLCTLLIDIAKVMITLSLVSFIFPENEIILLISALFLLVGHIWPVQLGFKGGKGVVVFLASTLFFMPLAIVVLGICMGISYLLIRNFTIAGLVSMGSIPVTAWILEETYFAIGLFILLIVVVIPHIQRK, encoded by the coding sequence ATGATCCTAACGATTACTTCAATCATTCTGCTATCTTATTGCCTTGGAAGTATAACGGGTGCCTATTACATAACCAAATGGATGATTGGAGAAGACATTCGAACGCTTGGGAGCGGTAATGTTGGAGCAAGAAATGCCGGAAGACAGTTGGGAAAAAAAGGGTTTCTGTGTACGCTTCTAATTGATATTGCAAAAGTAATGATTACGCTCTCGTTAGTAAGCTTTATATTCCCGGAAAATGAAATAATACTGCTGATTAGTGCGCTTTTCCTGTTGGTTGGGCATATTTGGCCGGTGCAGCTTGGTTTTAAAGGTGGAAAGGGAGTTGTTGTTTTTTTAGCTTCAACACTATTTTTCATGCCGCTTGCGATTGTGGTTTTAGGAATATGTATGGGAATAAGTTATCTGCTTATTCGAAACTTTACGATTGCTGGATTGGTTTCGATGGGTTCTATTCCTGTTACAGCCTGGATATTGGAAGAAACTTATTTTGCTATTGGCCTGTTTATTTTATTAATAGTCGTTGTAATCCCACATATTCAAAGAAAGTGA
- a CDS encoding aminotransferase class V-fold PLP-dependent enzyme: MEHLTLTYKIASEPEEMEQIYKLNYETFVEEIPQHQQNESHRLIDKFDKENIYIVAKDYEEVIGMIAVRANRPFSLDHKLDDLDDYLPKDANPCEVRLLSVKKKYRKSLVFFQLANVLISYCLEKKYNMALISGTDRQIRLYKKIGFESFGPMVGTEGANYQPMYLTKEKFETTSKVFSKMMQKKRLSEPINFLPGPVAINKDVEQAFRKAAISHRSGDFIKEMKTVQNQLCELVNARYAQIVVGTGTLANDLVAAQIKKLPGRGLIIANGEFGYRLIDHAERLNLYYYKLEKQWNEKVTINEIERFLETHEDINWIWTVHCETSTGYLYDLDKMAELAKKHHFKLCVDACSSVGVVPVDLKDVYLASTVSGKGLGAYPGLGIVFHQEQILPNNEIPRYLDLGQYSKTDSIPYTHSSNLISALHEAVKRVDLEKKKNVASTVRQMLTGANFTVLGNEDYSPGIMSIQLPDYVSSKDIGDKLKEKGIIISYESDYLLKRNWIQLALMGDHTLTEFQKALTNLQQTIVSKVEEDKMRCFKIND, from the coding sequence ATGGAGCATCTTACGTTAACATATAAAATAGCTTCAGAACCGGAAGAAATGGAACAAATCTACAAATTAAACTATGAAACGTTTGTTGAAGAAATCCCGCAACATCAACAAAACGAAAGCCATCGCTTAATCGATAAATTTGATAAGGAAAATATATATATAGTTGCCAAAGATTATGAAGAAGTTATCGGAATGATTGCGGTTCGTGCCAATCGCCCGTTTTCCCTTGATCATAAATTGGACGACTTAGATGATTATTTGCCAAAAGACGCTAATCCATGTGAAGTCAGACTGCTTTCCGTAAAAAAGAAATATCGAAAAAGCCTTGTATTTTTTCAATTGGCGAATGTGCTTATCAGCTATTGTTTGGAAAAGAAGTATAATATGGCTCTTATTTCAGGCACTGACCGGCAAATTAGGCTTTATAAAAAAATCGGGTTTGAATCATTCGGACCAATGGTTGGAACGGAGGGGGCAAATTATCAACCGATGTACCTGACTAAAGAGAAATTTGAAACTACCTCAAAAGTTTTTTCTAAAATGATGCAAAAAAAGAGACTATCAGAGCCAATTAACTTTTTACCTGGCCCTGTTGCAATCAACAAAGATGTAGAACAAGCATTTAGAAAAGCAGCTATTTCTCATCGTTCCGGTGATTTTATTAAAGAAATGAAGACAGTTCAAAATCAGCTTTGTGAACTTGTAAATGCAAGATATGCACAAATAGTAGTTGGGACAGGGACGCTTGCGAATGATCTGGTAGCCGCTCAAATCAAGAAACTTCCCGGTAGAGGGCTGATTATCGCAAATGGGGAGTTTGGATACCGGTTAATAGATCATGCAGAAAGGCTAAATCTATATTACTATAAATTAGAAAAACAATGGAACGAGAAAGTTACGATAAACGAGATTGAACGTTTTCTTGAAACACATGAAGACATTAATTGGATTTGGACGGTACATTGTGAGACATCAACAGGATATCTATACGATTTGGATAAAATGGCGGAGCTAGCAAAAAAACACCATTTTAAGTTATGTGTGGATGCATGCAGTTCAGTTGGAGTAGTTCCCGTTGATTTAAAGGATGTTTATTTAGCAAGTACGGTAAGTGGAAAGGGATTGGGTGCTTATCCCGGTTTGGGAATTGTTTTTCATCAAGAGCAAATTTTACCGAATAATGAGATACCCAGATATTTAGATTTGGGACAGTATTCAAAAACCGACAGTATTCCGTATACACACTCATCAAACCTTATTTCTGCATTGCATGAAGCGGTAAAAAGGGTGGATCTGGAAAAGAAGAAAAATGTAGCAAGTACTGTTAGGCAAATGCTAACAGGTGCTAATTTTACTGTTTTGGGAAATGAAGATTATTCACCCGGTATAATGAGCATTCAGCTTCCTGATTACGTTTCTTCAAAAGACATAGGTGATAAGCTGAAGGAAAAAGGGATAATTATTAGCTATGAAAGTGACTACTTGCTGAAGCGGAATTGGATACAGCTGGCATTAATGGGGGATCATACCTTGACGGAATTTCAAAAGGCATTAACTAATCTTCAACAAACAATAGTAAGTAAAGTTGAGGAGGATAAAATGCGATGCTTCAAAATAAACGATTAA
- a CDS encoding LTA synthase family protein: protein MLQNKRLKNVTGLQLIILITGILWLKTVIVCIIGFNLSIHSFFDIILILISSIGSLLLIMGISFYFGKKVNRSVLYGLLVVGTGILYGDLLYYRFYTDFVTIPILFQFDNVGGLSASTVELMSPWDIFMFIDLVIVGWFLFKSKSSLTVPKQRKRKYIAVGSVFVMLTIGLGLLKSDHLFSESYDREQMVKSLGPLNYHLYDIALGIKAPLQRLVVTKADAVVLQEHLQHKESEQTDLFGMAKGKNIVLISLESTQDFVINQKVNGKEVTPFLNDLINESFYFNQIHDQTAQGKTSDAEFMIDTSLYPLASGSAFVRRPENTYISLPHILKENKDYYAAAFHGNDRTFWNRDVMYKSLGYDKYFSKRNYNVTDENSINYGIKDIPFFKQSIKYLDNAPEPYYAKFLTLTNHFPFLLDKEDTFIDKAQTDEDVVNRYVTTVRYLDKSIELFFEKLKEEGMYEDTIFVLVGDHYGISEKYDEGLSELLDEENNIANHMKHQQVPLIIHVPGQEGEVISTQGGQIDIRPTLLHLLGIKTENRYSFGRNLFTRDSDHPVIFRDGSFISEAYMYKDNICYAKESGQAVDVKHCKPNLDVVRQELQLSDNIIFGDLLRFVVD from the coding sequence ATGCTTCAAAATAAACGATTAAAAAATGTAACGGGTTTACAACTTATTATATTAATAACTGGCATCCTTTGGTTAAAGACGGTGATTGTTTGCATTATCGGCTTTAATCTAAGTATTCATTCATTTTTTGATATTATCTTAATACTGATAAGTTCAATAGGCTCACTATTGTTAATAATGGGAATCAGCTTTTATTTTGGTAAAAAAGTAAACAGATCTGTATTGTATGGCCTGTTAGTGGTTGGGACAGGTATTCTTTACGGAGATTTGCTGTATTATCGTTTTTACACGGATTTTGTTACAATACCAATTCTGTTTCAGTTTGATAATGTTGGTGGTCTTAGTGCCAGTACGGTTGAATTAATGAGTCCATGGGATATTTTTATGTTTATCGATTTAGTTATCGTGGGATGGTTCCTTTTTAAATCAAAGTCTAGCCTGACAGTTCCAAAACAAAGAAAGAGGAAGTATATCGCGGTTGGTTCGGTATTTGTAATGTTAACGATTGGTTTAGGTTTGCTTAAATCTGATCATCTTTTTTCTGAGTCATATGATCGTGAGCAGATGGTAAAGTCATTAGGGCCATTAAACTATCATTTATATGATATTGCTTTAGGGATTAAAGCACCTCTTCAGCGATTAGTGGTTACAAAGGCGGATGCCGTTGTGTTACAAGAGCATTTACAGCATAAAGAGTCTGAGCAAACGGATTTATTCGGGATGGCAAAAGGGAAAAATATTGTCTTGATAAGTTTAGAATCAACCCAGGATTTTGTTATTAATCAAAAAGTAAATGGAAAGGAAGTAACACCATTTTTAAATGATTTAATCAACGAAAGTTTCTATTTTAATCAAATACATGATCAAACAGCGCAAGGAAAAACATCTGATGCGGAATTTATGATTGATACCAGTCTTTATCCATTAGCAAGTGGTTCTGCCTTTGTAAGAAGACCGGAAAATACATACATCAGTCTTCCACATATATTAAAAGAAAATAAGGATTATTATGCCGCTGCATTTCACGGGAATGATCGCACGTTTTGGAATCGGGATGTAATGTATAAATCACTTGGATATGACAAATATTTCTCAAAAAGAAATTATAATGTAACAGATGAGAACTCGATTAACTACGGCATAAAGGATATTCCATTTTTTAAACAATCAATAAAGTATCTGGACAACGCACCTGAACCTTATTATGCCAAATTTCTGACCTTGACGAACCATTTTCCATTTTTGTTAGATAAAGAGGATACGTTTATTGATAAGGCGCAAACAGATGAAGATGTCGTAAATCGTTATGTTACGACTGTTCGTTATCTGGATAAATCTATTGAATTGTTTTTTGAAAAATTAAAGGAAGAAGGTATGTACGAAGATACGATATTTGTCCTAGTTGGTGACCATTATGGTATTTCTGAAAAATATGATGAAGGTCTGAGTGAGTTACTGGATGAAGAGAATAATATTGCAAATCACATGAAACATCAACAAGTACCGCTTATTATTCACGTCCCCGGCCAGGAGGGAGAGGTCATTAGTACACAAGGTGGGCAAATTGATATACGCCCTACGCTCCTCCATCTTCTGGGAATTAAGACAGAAAATCGTTATTCATTTGGTCGCAATCTTTTCACAAGGGACAGTGATCATCCAGTTATTTTTCGGGATGGCAGTTTTATTTCGGAAGCATACATGTATAAGGATAATATCTGTTATGCGAAAGAAAGCGGGCAGGCTGTAGACGTTAAGCATTGTAAACCCAATTTAGATGTGGTAAGACAAGAGTTGCAGTTATCAGATAATATCATTTTTGGAGATTTATTAAGGTTTGTTGTGGATTGA
- a CDS encoding aldehyde dehydrogenase, translated as MEHIEKLVKNQREYFKHGETLDYSFRRNQLKMLKNMLKNYEKEAYTALKNDLNKSTHETLTTELGFLYTEIDFTLKQLKEWMEPEKADTPVTHKGTKNYIYKEPYGVTLIIAPWNYPLHLAIAPAIGAIAAGNTVILKPSEYTQATSALLSNMINNTFDSSYFTVVEGAKEVSQQLLEQRFDYIFFTGSTAVGKIVMQQASKHLTPVTLELGGKSPAIIDKDANIDLTAKRIVWGKFTNAGQTCVAPDYLYIHEKVKHKLLKAMKKHIKSFYSKKPLDNDDYVRIVSSDHFTRLKAYLSNGEIIYGGDVNKEKLSIEPTIIDNITWNDPIMQEEIFGPLLPIMTFSNLDGVISKLKEMEKPLALYYFGEKEKSQRNVLENASFGGGCINDTLYHLANPHLPFGGVGNSGMGSYHGKYSFDTFSHRKSILKQSTKFDIPLRYPGSKIAHSIIKKIMK; from the coding sequence ATGGAACATATTGAAAAACTGGTAAAAAATCAACGGGAATATTTTAAGCATGGGGAAACATTAGACTATTCATTCCGTAGAAATCAGTTAAAGATGCTGAAGAACATGCTGAAAAACTATGAAAAAGAAGCGTACACGGCACTTAAGAACGATTTGAATAAATCTACACACGAAACACTGACGACTGAGCTTGGATTTCTTTATACGGAAATAGATTTCACCCTTAAACAGCTTAAAGAGTGGATGGAACCGGAAAAAGCAGATACTCCTGTTACCCATAAAGGAACCAAAAACTACATTTACAAGGAACCATATGGTGTCACATTAATCATTGCGCCATGGAATTACCCATTGCATTTAGCGATCGCTCCTGCCATCGGTGCCATCGCTGCAGGCAATACCGTTATATTAAAGCCGTCGGAATATACACAGGCAACTTCTGCTCTGCTTTCGAACATGATCAATAACACCTTCGACAGTTCGTACTTTACAGTTGTGGAAGGTGCAAAAGAAGTTAGTCAACAATTACTTGAGCAGCGTTTTGATTATATCTTTTTCACCGGAAGTACTGCAGTAGGAAAAATTGTCATGCAGCAAGCGAGTAAACATTTAACACCGGTTACCCTTGAATTAGGTGGCAAAAGCCCTGCAATCATTGACAAAGATGCAAATATTGATCTGACTGCAAAGCGGATTGTCTGGGGAAAATTTACCAATGCAGGCCAAACCTGTGTCGCACCGGATTATTTATACATTCATGAAAAAGTAAAACATAAACTGCTAAAAGCAATGAAAAAACATATTAAATCGTTTTACAGTAAAAAACCACTCGACAACGATGATTATGTTCGGATTGTCAGCAGTGATCATTTTACTCGGCTTAAAGCTTATCTTTCCAACGGTGAGATCATTTATGGCGGTGATGTAAATAAAGAGAAGTTATCCATCGAACCAACGATTATCGATAACATCACTTGGAATGACCCAATCATGCAGGAAGAAATTTTTGGACCACTTTTACCGATTATGACATTTTCTAATCTTGATGGTGTTATTTCAAAACTGAAAGAAATGGAGAAACCGCTCGCATTGTATTATTTTGGGGAAAAAGAAAAATCGCAAAGAAACGTACTGGAAAATGCATCATTTGGCGGAGGCTGCATCAATGATACACTCTATCATCTTGCTAATCCCCACCTGCCATTCGGAGGAGTCGGAAACAGCGGCATGGGATCCTATCATGGAAAATACAGTTTTGACACATTTTCACACAGAAAAAGTATTCTTAAACAATCAACCAAATTTGATATCCCGTTACGTTATCCGGGAAGCAAGATTGCACATTCGATTATTAAAAAAATCATGAAATAA
- the rnz gene encoding ribonuclease Z, with product MEMLFLGTGSGVPSKDRNVSAMALKLLQEQNSIWLFDCGEATQHQILQTSIKPRKINKIFITHMHGDHIFGLPGLLSSRSFQGGDDLLTVYGPTGIKEYIETSLKVSGTHLSYPIDVIEFPEGKLFEDDQFTVYTRKLDHGIESYGFRIVEKDKPGELLADKLQEIGIQPGPIYQQIKENDVVKTENGHIIYRDRFLGPDKKGRVLSILGDTRSTEDFSDFIEESDVLVHEATFGGEHEDLAHNYFHSTTKQAATLAKAGNVKRLVMTHISSRYQKEDYNMLLDEAKEIFPSTELANDFYKVTIDSN from the coding sequence ATGGAAATGCTGTTTCTTGGTACCGGCTCAGGGGTGCCGTCAAAAGACCGTAACGTATCAGCGATGGCTTTAAAGTTATTACAGGAACAAAATAGCATATGGTTGTTTGATTGCGGGGAAGCCACACAGCACCAAATACTGCAAACATCGATTAAACCGCGTAAGATTAATAAAATATTTATCACACATATGCATGGAGATCACATTTTTGGTCTTCCGGGTTTATTAAGCAGCAGATCGTTTCAGGGTGGTGACGACCTGTTAACTGTTTATGGCCCTACCGGTATTAAGGAATACATTGAAACAAGTCTTAAAGTAAGTGGTACCCATCTGAGCTATCCAATAGATGTTATTGAATTCCCGGAAGGTAAGCTGTTTGAAGATGATCAGTTTACTGTGTATACAAGAAAACTTGACCATGGTATAGAAAGTTATGGTTTTAGGATTGTTGAAAAAGATAAACCCGGAGAACTTTTAGCGGATAAGTTGCAGGAAATCGGTATTCAGCCGGGTCCGATTTATCAGCAGATTAAAGAAAATGATGTAGTTAAAACAGAAAATGGACATATCATTTATCGAGACCGATTTCTCGGTCCTGACAAAAAAGGACGTGTCCTATCAATCCTTGGTGACACACGATCAACGGAAGACTTCAGTGACTTCATAGAGGAATCAGATGTTCTCGTTCATGAAGCAACTTTCGGCGGAGAACATGAAGATTTGGCACATAACTATTTTCACAGCACAACGAAACAGGCTGCCACTCTGGCTAAAGCCGGCAATGTTAAGAGACTCGTTATGACACACATATCATCACGCTATCAAAAAGAAGATTACAACATGCTGCTGGACGAAGCAAAGGAAATTTTTCCATCAACAGAACTTGCTAATGATTTTTACAAGGTTACGATAGATTCCAATTAA
- the namA gene encoding NADPH dehydrogenase NamA, producing the protein MEKLFTPINFKGITLKNRIAMSSMCMYSCMNQDGMITPFHQTHYISRAAGQVGLVMTEATAVVPEGRISHEDLGIWNDDHIEGLKELNEQIHSYGSKTGIQLAHAGRKARLDSEIYAPSPLPFNESSKTPAEMTQGDIAATVDAFKRAAKRAKEADFDIIEIHAAHGYLINQFLSPLTNKRTDDYGGSAENRYRFLAEIIDAIQSVWKGPLFVRISTNEYKDQGNTLENILYFAKQMKQQGIDLIDCSSGGVLPASIKPYPGYQVKRCEQIKQNTSIATGAVGLITTGIQAEEILQNDRADLVFIGRALLRNPYWAKAAADELGYPIEAIKQYERGWK; encoded by the coding sequence ATGGAAAAATTATTTACGCCAATCAACTTTAAAGGAATTACCTTGAAAAATCGTATCGCCATGTCTTCGATGTGTATGTATTCCTGCATGAATCAGGATGGGATGATAACTCCATTCCATCAAACGCACTACATATCCCGTGCTGCAGGACAGGTTGGACTTGTAATGACAGAAGCAACAGCTGTTGTACCGGAGGGTCGTATTTCTCACGAGGATTTAGGAATCTGGAATGACGATCACATTGAAGGATTAAAAGAATTGAACGAACAAATCCACAGCTACGGTTCAAAAACTGGAATCCAGCTCGCCCATGCCGGCAGGAAAGCCAGGCTGGATTCGGAAATTTACGCCCCCTCTCCCCTGCCGTTTAACGAATCATCAAAAACACCCGCTGAAATGACACAGGGGGATATTGCAGCAACTGTTGATGCCTTTAAACGTGCGGCAAAACGAGCGAAAGAGGCAGATTTTGATATCATTGAAATCCATGCTGCCCACGGTTATTTAATTAATCAATTTCTGTCCCCTTTGACTAATAAACGAACAGATGATTATGGTGGGAGTGCGGAAAATCGCTACCGCTTCTTAGCTGAGATAATTGACGCGATTCAATCGGTGTGGAAAGGACCGCTCTTTGTTCGCATATCCACCAATGAATACAAAGACCAGGGTAACACATTGGAAAATATTTTGTACTTCGCAAAACAAATGAAACAACAAGGGATTGATTTAATTGACTGCAGTTCCGGCGGCGTTTTGCCGGCTTCGATAAAACCGTATCCGGGATATCAGGTCAAACGATGTGAACAGATTAAACAGAATACATCGATTGCTACTGGTGCAGTAGGCCTAATTACAACCGGGATTCAGGCAGAAGAAATACTGCAAAATGACCGTGCTGATCTAGTATTTATCGGACGTGCATTATTGCGCAATCCCTACTGGGCAAAAGCAGCAGCTGATGAACTGGGTTACCCGATTGAAGCAATAAAGCAATACGAACGAGGATGGAAATGA